The DNA sequence TGTCAGTGATGAGCAGGTGGTCCGTAGTCTGCCAGGCAGTTTTTTTGCCCTTGATGGCAGTGCGGGCGGATTAAGTTTCGGCCGGAGCCTGGTGCGGGCGCTGAAGGGGAAATGGTTTATTGTTGAGGGGCAGAACCGGCCGCTTTATCATGCGATGTGCGTGTTCAGCTCTAATTTTCTCAATGCCCTTCTCTATGCTGCTGAACAGATAGGCAGTAGGGTTGGTCTTGCTCCCGCAGCAGCGCGCCGGATTCTGCAACCGCTGGTTCAAACGACGCTGAATAATATTTTCACTCATGGTCCTTATTCCAGTCTGACCGGACCGGTGCGTCGGGGTGATCAGAGTACAATTCGCACCCATATCCGGATGCTGAAACAGCATCTGCCCGAAGCGGTTCCGGTCTACCGGATTCTGACCTCATGGCTCAGGCAGATGCTCAGGGCGGAGCAAGAGAAAAAGCGCGGTGGAAAAAAAGGAGGGTGAAATGAGATGTTCTGTGGTTTTGGCACTGCTGGTTCTCGTTACCTCAAACTGTGCGAAGAAGATGCTTCCGCCCAGTCCGGACCGGTTTCCGCCCCGGCTGGTGGAGGTGGATGCGCGGAGCCGGGTGCAGGTGGAGCTGATTTTTGATGAGGATATTGACCCGGCACGGTTTCAGCCGGAAAGTATCAGCATTTCCGGTCTCAGGGTCAGAGGTGTGTCTGTCGGCAGACAGCGGTCCAGTGTGCTGATCTGGACCGAACCTCAGCGGTCAGCAAATTATCTGCTCAGGGGTGTAATCTGGGATGCAGCGGGTAATCCAGGCCGGTTTCGTGCCAGTTTCCGGGGGTCAAACCGGATTGACACCATTCCGCCGCAGGTAGTTGCGGTCCAGCCGGCACCGGAATCAAAGGGGATGTTGCGCTTGGTCCGGATTGCGGTCCGGTTCAGCGAACCGGTGGATACTACCGCACCGGTAAATTATCTGATTGTGCCCCGGGTTGCGGAAACGCTGTTTGTCAAGTCATGGGAGCCGAGCTGGCAGGAGTTCCGGCTGGTCTGCCGGGAGTCCCTGCCCGGTAACGAGTTTTATTTTCTTCTCCTGCCTGGAATTCCGGATCTGGAGAGTAATTCCTGCCGGATGTCTGCCTGGACCGCCTGGAGTGCAGAGACGGTGTTTGCCGGCGTCAGGGTCCGGGGGCGGGCGGTTTTTAATGGTCAACCGGTTCGTTCCGGAGCGGTTTTTTTTAACCAGGGTGAAACGCGGGCGCTGGCACCGATTCTCGCCGATGGTTCCTTCGGTGTGAAACTCCGAGCCGGAGTTTATTCGGTATTTGCTGCCGGTGATACCGATTATAACGGCAGGGCAGAGCTTATTTCCCCTGAAATCCAGTTTAATACTGAAGGCGAGAGTCTGGAACTGATGATGTTGCCGGAAAGTCTGCCCCGGATGATCAATGAGTATTGCCGTTAGTATCATACTTCTGGTTCTGGTGCTGTTTGCCTATCGGGGGCTGCTGCATCCGAGAGGTGAGCCGGGACTTTTTGTT is a window from the candidate division WOR-3 bacterium genome containing:
- a CDS encoding Rossmann-like and DUF2520 domain-containing protein, with protein sequence MPQKIRKRAQVERLGFIGVGKVGATLLFHCLRSGYRISGIYDINGQRVRIIARRMKVKVARMPEEVVLGSDVLFFTVPDQEITRIYRQVRSKIRPGTVLVHCAGAFGRELFAGAEELGLETLALHPVQTFVSDEQVVRSLPGSFFALDGSAGGLSFGRSLVRALKGKWFIVEGQNRPLYHAMCVFSSNFLNALLYAAEQIGSRVGLAPAAARRILQPLVQTTLNNIFTHGPYSSLTGPVRRGDQSTIRTHIRMLKQHLPEAVPVYRILTSWLRQMLRAEQEKKRGGKKGG